From Brassica rapa cultivar Chiifu-401-42 chromosome A06, CAAS_Brap_v3.01, whole genome shotgun sequence:
TTATTCTATTTAATCattcaatatataaaattatatttcactaaacaataaaaaaaaatatttttttattcctaAGGATTTCAACTTCGGGTTCACCATTGTACACACATTTTTCACAAgagtccttaactattcaaaaaaaaaaaaaaaaaaaaaaggatatttTATTCCTAAGGACTCCACAATGGGTATCACCATTGTGGATGCTCTTAGCATGTGATGAACTGCTCCTGCAATGTCATCTACTGAACTTAGCTGGCAACTCTCTTCCACCTTCCAAAATcgaatacaaaaaatataatgtaatgcAAACTTTCAGTTACATCCCTAAAAATATAACACCGTATGAAgtttaaaaggaaaaataataatatattgatTCACGTTGCAATAACTAAACCTCTTTTCAAAAAATTggtgaaaaataaaaagtaactcCGTCAAGTATGGCAATAAATGTTAGACCAAATCTAGTTATGAGTTCATAGACATTCCTTTTCTGTTTTTTCTGCCTCTCTGACCGTACATAATCTACCGTCTAGCTCTAATTTCATAACTGTTCTTCAAAAGTTACCCCTCAAATAGTATTTGAACAAACTCGGTTTAGTCCGGTTTATCGTCCGGCTTAGATAATAGTATATGGTAATTATAAGAGTTCTGTTACTCTAGTTATGATAGAATAGACTGCATAGAGTGTCTAACGGGACCAATGGTGTAACATCTTTTACTAATCTTGTTTAAATCCGGTTTAGATAAGAGGATTCAGTTAATTTACCTTAGTGCTGATTGAGTAAATAGCAAAAGTTTCTAATGTTGTGACACTGAGGTGAAGCACGGAGAGGGAGAGTGACTGTAGAGCAGCCACTAGCTTTGAAAGTTGCGGTGGCCCGGTGGTAGCCACCACCGAGGTCCATTGGAAACCTCTTCTTCTTGACAGGATTCTGATGTTAGCATGAGTTTCTATTAGAGTCACTTCAAGATCCTCCATAGCGGTTTTCACCGAGCTTGTTGAGCCATTTCTATTCTCCTGGCTTGGATCGTACGAGTGGAGAAAGAACTGTGATAGAGACAGGTGAGGATTCTCAGGTTCGCAGTTTGAGTCTTGACTTGTTGAAGACGTAACCGTCTGGCTTAGTTTGTCCTTTTGAAGCTTTTGAACTTCAAGAGATAGTAACTGATGTTCAAGTTCTTTGATGAAATCTATG
This genomic window contains:
- the LOC103827718 gene encoding transcription factor bHLH71 — encoded protein: MTLEALSSNGLLNFLLSESLSPTPFKSLLDLEPAPENDIIIIPKNTIPEMSQQEPASRQPPPASRGKKRRRRKPRVCKNEEEAENQRITHIAVERNRRRQMNQHLSVLRSLMPQPFSQKGDQASIVGGAIDFIKELEHQLLSLEVQKLQKDKLSQTVTSSTSQDSNCEPENPHLSLSQFFLHSYDPSQENRNGSTSSVKTAMEDLEVTLIETHANIRILSRRRGFQWTSVVATTGPPQLSKLVAALQSLSLSVLHLSVTTLETFAIYSISTKVEESCQLSSVDDIAGAVHHMLSIIEEEPFCCSTIPELPFTFPLNHTNATHSL